ATGCCGGGGGAAGGGACGAAGGTGAACGGGTCCTCCGCGTTGATGCGGCATTCGATGGCATGGCCACTAAAGGTCACGTCCTTCTGGGTAAAGGAGAGGGGGGCCCCCGCCGCCACGTGGATCTGCTCCTTGACGAGGTCCCGCCCGGTGATGAGCTCGGTGATGCCGTGCTCCACTTGGATTCGGGTGTTCATCTCCATGAAGTAGTAGTCCCCTTCCTCGTCGACCAGGAACTCCACCGTCCCCGCGCTCACGTACTGGACGGCGGCGGCCGCCTCGACCGCGGTGCGCCCCATCTTCCGGCGCAGCTTCTCGGAGACGACCGTGGAAGGGGCCTCTTCCAGGATCTTCTGGTGGCGGCGCTGGATCGAGCACTCCCGCTCCCCCAGGTGCACCACGTTGCTCTTGGTATCGGCCATGACCTGGATCTCGATGTGTCGGGGCCCTTCGATGTACTTCTCGACGTAGACATCGGGAACGCCGAAGGCCGCCGCGGCCTCCGCTTGGGCGGCGCGGAACGCCTGGGCCAAGTCGGCGGGGCTGCGGACGACGCGGATCCCCCGGCCCCCTCCCCCCGCCGAGGCCTTGAGGACGACGGGGAAGCCGACCTCCCGTGCCACCTTCACCGCTTTCTCTTCGTCCTCCAGCACTCCCACCGAGCCGGGGAGGACCTTCACCCCCGCCTTCATCATCGCCTTCCGCGCTCGGCTCTTGTCGCCCATGAGCCGGATGGCCTGGGGCCCGGGCCCGATGAACTTGATGTTGCAGGCCTCGCAGATCTCGGCCAGGTAGCTGGACTCGGACAAGAACCCGTAGCCGGGATGGATGGCGTCGGCCCCCGTTATTTCGGCGGCGCTGATGATGGCCGGGATGTTCAGGTACGAGTCGATGTTGCGCGCGGGTCCGATGCACACGGCCTGGTCGGCGAAGCGCACGTGGAGGCTGCCCTGGTCGGCCTCGGAGTAGACGGCCACGGTCTTGAGCCCGAGCTCCTTGCAGGCCCAAAGGACCCTGAGGGCGATCTCGCCCCGGTTGGCAATCAGTACCTTCTTGAACATGACTCGGAGCCGGGGCCGCCCGCGGCCGGGGCTGCCATGCTAGGGGGTGGGACGGATCGTGAACAACGAGTCGCCGTATTGGACGGGCTGGCCGTTCTCGGGATGGATGCGCAGGATCTCTCCCGTGATCTCCGCCTCGATCTCATTCATTAGCTTCATGGCTTCGATGATGCAGAGCACCTGCCCTACCTTCACTTGGTCCCCCACGTTCACGAAGGCCGCCGCGTTGGGGTCGGCAGCCCGGAAGAACGTGCCCACGATCGGGCTCTTGACGATGGTCCCATCGGAATCGGGGGCCGCCGTTTCCGGGGCGGCGGCGGGGGCCGGGGGAGCGGTGGCGCCCGGTACGAAGAAGGGCGGGGGAGAAGCGGGGGGAAGCCCGGGTCCCGTCGGTGCCGCGTGATTCCCGCGCGCCGCCTTGCACACGCGGAGCTTCATCCCGTCCTGCTCGAGCTCGAACTCCGCGATCTGCCGGTCCTCCAGGATCTGCAGGATTTCCTTGAGGTCGCTGAGGTCCAATCGCTCTCCTTTGGTCGGGGGGGTTCCTCTCGGTCTCGCGGAAAGCCCCATTATTTGCCCCCCCCGGCAATGTTGTCAAGGAACGGACGCGGGCGCGGCGTTACTGGAACTCGCTTTCGAGGCTGAGGCTGGCCAAGCGGAGGACGAAACGGGCGCGCCCGGTGAGGGCGCCCGGGGAAAGGGCGGCGAAGAGGAAGTAGTCGCGGGTGATCCCTACGAGGAGGGCGATCATCTTCTCCGTCACCACCGTGAGCTCCCGCAGCTCGCCCAGGCCGGTGTCGCTGGCGGTGGAGACGCTGGCGCGCAGAAGCGTGGTGTACTCCGCGGCCACCGCATCCAGGTTGGGGTCGGGCCGCACGGTCAGGCGCTCGATGGGGATGCCGTCGGTGCCCATGATCATTAGGACCTGGGTCTCCGGCACCCGCTCCGCGACCCCTCTCAAGACGTTTGCGAAAGCAGCCGCCACCCCTTACCCCCTCTTGATCGCCGCCAACATGTCCTCGAAGCGCGCGATC
Above is a genomic segment from Vicinamibacteria bacterium containing:
- the accC gene encoding acetyl-CoA carboxylase biotin carboxylase subunit — translated: MFKKVLIANRGEIALRVLWACKELGLKTVAVYSEADQGSLHVRFADQAVCIGPARNIDSYLNIPAIISAAEITGADAIHPGYGFLSESSYLAEICEACNIKFIGPGPQAIRLMGDKSRARKAMMKAGVKVLPGSVGVLEDEEKAVKVAREVGFPVVLKASAGGGGRGIRVVRSPADLAQAFRAAQAEAAAAFGVPDVYVEKYIEGPRHIEIQVMADTKSNVVHLGERECSIQRRHQKILEEAPSTVVSEKLRRKMGRTAVEAAAAVQYVSAGTVEFLVDEEGDYYFMEMNTRIQVEHGITELITGRDLVKEQIHVAAGAPLSFTQKDVTFSGHAIECRINAEDPFTFVPSPGIIRHFHVPGGPGVRIDTFAHEGCEISPYYDSLVAKLMTHGRDRKEAIARMRRCLELMVVEGIKTNIPLHRRILDDPDFQAGRVDTRFMERYRLAKNVVPAAS
- the accB gene encoding acetyl-CoA carboxylase biotin carboxyl carrier protein, whose translation is MDLSDLKEILQILEDRQIAEFELEQDGMKLRVCKAARGNHAAPTGPGLPPASPPPFFVPGATAPPAPAAAPETAAPDSDGTIVKSPIVGTFFRAADPNAAAFVNVGDQVKVGQVLCIIEAMKLMNEIEAEITGEILRIHPENGQPVQYGDSLFTIRPTP
- a CDS encoding roadblock/LC7 domain-containing protein, which encodes MAAAFANVLRGVAERVPETQVLMIMGTDGIPIERLTVRPDPNLDAVAAEYTTLLRASVSTASDTGLGELRELTVVTEKMIALLVGITRDYFLFAALSPGALTGRARFVLRLASLSLESEFQ